One Thiocapsa bogorovii DNA segment encodes these proteins:
- a CDS encoding leucyl aminopeptidase yields the protein MEFRIKTGEIAQLKTPCILIGIFEGRKLAGPSVALDLATGGRLSELLKKGDMDGRVGGTLMLYDLPGLASERVLVVGCGKHKEFGRDNYRKALVGAVAALQQTHAGAALCTLPELGPDGLDLYAAVRDLVTTAEDKTYRYTLTKKDDKHAPKTPLKRLDVWLSEKADAQSAEQAIRHGSAIAAGMTLSKELGNLPGNICTPTYLAEKAVELGERYEHLETEILEEADMEELKMGALLSVSRGSRQPAKLIVMHYRGGEPDTKPVVLVGKGLTFDTGGISIKPAADMDEMKYDMCGGAGVFGTMLAACELGLPINLVGVVPSSENMPDGDANKPGDIVTSMSGQTIEVLNTDAEGRLILCDALTYSERFDPELVIDLATLTGACVIALGKHASGLFTTDDHLAEEIIAAGQSAADRAWRMPLWDDYQQQLDTNFADMANVGGREAGAVTAACFLARYAKAYRWAHLDIAGTAWLSGKEKGSTGRPVALLTQLLLNRT from the coding sequence ATGGAATTCAGAATCAAGACCGGCGAGATCGCTCAACTCAAGACGCCCTGTATCCTGATCGGGATCTTCGAGGGGCGCAAGCTCGCCGGGCCATCCGTAGCGCTCGATCTCGCCACCGGCGGGCGACTGTCCGAGCTCCTGAAGAAAGGCGACATGGACGGTCGTGTCGGCGGCACCCTCATGCTCTATGATCTGCCCGGCCTGGCCAGCGAGCGGGTCCTCGTGGTCGGCTGCGGAAAACACAAGGAGTTCGGGCGTGACAACTATCGCAAGGCACTGGTCGGCGCCGTGGCGGCACTGCAGCAGACCCATGCGGGGGCAGCGCTTTGCACCTTGCCAGAGCTCGGTCCCGACGGGCTCGACCTCTACGCGGCCGTGCGCGATCTCGTTACGACCGCCGAGGACAAGACCTATCGCTACACCCTGACCAAAAAGGACGACAAGCACGCACCCAAGACCCCGCTGAAGCGGCTCGACGTTTGGCTCTCCGAGAAGGCCGACGCGCAGAGCGCCGAGCAGGCGATCCGTCACGGCAGCGCGATCGCGGCCGGCATGACGCTGTCCAAAGAGCTGGGCAACCTGCCGGGCAACATCTGCACCCCGACCTATCTGGCCGAGAAAGCCGTGGAGCTCGGCGAGCGCTACGAGCACCTGGAAACCGAGATCCTCGAAGAGGCCGACATGGAGGAGCTCAAGATGGGCGCCCTCCTCTCGGTATCGCGCGGAAGTCGCCAACCGGCGAAGCTGATCGTGATGCACTATCGCGGCGGCGAGCCCGACACCAAGCCGGTCGTGCTGGTCGGCAAGGGCCTCACTTTCGATACCGGCGGCATCTCGATCAAGCCGGCCGCCGATATGGACGAGATGAAATACGACATGTGCGGCGGGGCAGGCGTCTTCGGGACCATGCTCGCCGCCTGCGAGCTGGGCCTGCCGATCAACCTGGTCGGTGTCGTACCCTCGTCCGAGAACATGCCCGACGGCGACGCCAACAAACCCGGCGACATCGTCACCAGCATGTCAGGGCAGACCATCGAGGTCCTCAACACGGATGCCGAAGGCCGCCTCATCCTCTGCGACGCACTCACCTACAGCGAACGCTTCGACCCGGAGCTGGTGATCGATCTGGCGACCCTCACCGGCGCCTGCGTCATCGCCCTCGGCAAGCACGCCTCCGGCCTCTTCACCACGGATGATCATCTCGCCGAAGAAATCATCGCGGCCGGCCAATCCGCCGCCGATCGCGCCTGGCGCATGCCCCTGTGGGACGACTATCAGCAGCAGCTCGACACCAACTTCGCCGACATGGCCAACGTCGGAGGCCGCGAGGCCGGTGCCGTCACCGCCGCCTGTTTTCTCGCGCGCTACGCCAAGGCCTACCGCTGGGCGCACCTGGATATCGCCGGCACCGCCTGGCTGAGCGGCAAGGAGAAGGGTTCGACCGGACGGCCGGTCGCCTTGCTCACCCAGCTCCTGCTCAATCGCACCTGA
- the lptG gene encoding LPS export ABC transporter permease LptG has protein sequence MIILERYLARAVIGGTLLTLAVLLPLLGFFILADEIDAVGVDGYGLADALVFMALTLPRYAYQVFPIATLIGALIGLGALASRSELVAMRAAGFSVARIIRAGLLGGVLLAALAVVVGEVVAPVAEQRGLELRRQALSGDVAQQTAYGFWAIDGRAYVNIREIASPTRLRDIFIYQVDADVGSLVATHAASARYSGDGWVLEDIARSRVSAAGVEVERTERAEWSSMLDPGLLKVVVVDPQMLPVWGLYKYIRFMTLNKQDAGPYEVVFWGKVLHPVLTLSMIFVAIPIILGSARTIGLGPRIFVGVLVGILYYLVSRTFAFVALLFGLDPLVAAIMPPLLFITGALLLMRRVG, from the coding sequence ATGATCATCCTCGAGCGCTATCTGGCGCGCGCGGTCATCGGGGGCACGCTGCTCACCCTTGCGGTCCTGTTGCCGCTTCTAGGTTTTTTCATCCTCGCCGACGAGATCGACGCCGTCGGGGTCGATGGGTATGGACTCGCGGATGCGCTGGTGTTCATGGCGTTGACCCTGCCGCGCTATGCCTATCAGGTCTTCCCCATTGCGACCCTCATCGGCGCCCTGATCGGTCTCGGGGCCTTGGCGAGTCGCTCGGAGCTGGTGGCGATGCGGGCCGCCGGCTTCTCGGTGGCGCGGATCATTCGGGCCGGCCTACTCGGAGGTGTGCTGTTGGCGGCGCTTGCGGTGGTGGTCGGGGAGGTCGTTGCGCCGGTTGCCGAGCAGCGTGGCTTGGAGCTGCGCCGCCAAGCACTCTCCGGCGATGTCGCCCAGCAGACCGCCTACGGTTTCTGGGCCATCGACGGTCGTGCCTATGTCAACATCCGCGAGATCGCCTCGCCGACGCGTCTGCGCGACATCTTCATCTACCAGGTCGACGCGGATGTAGGGTCCCTGGTCGCAACCCATGCGGCCAGTGCGCGCTACAGCGGGGACGGCTGGGTTCTGGAAGACATCGCGCGCAGCCGGGTAAGCGCGGCCGGGGTCGAGGTGGAGCGCACGGAGCGGGCCGAATGGAGCTCGATGCTGGATCCGGGACTGCTCAAGGTGGTCGTCGTCGATCCGCAGATGCTGCCCGTCTGGGGGCTTTACAAATACATTCGCTTCATGACGCTGAACAAGCAGGATGCCGGACCTTACGAGGTCGTCTTCTGGGGGAAGGTGCTGCACCCGGTGCTGACGCTTTCGATGATCTTCGTGGCGATCCCGATCATCCTCGGCTCAGCGCGCACGATTGGGCTCGGGCCGCGTATCTTCGTCGGCGTCTTGGTCGGCATCCTCTACTATCTGGTCAGCCGGACCTTTGCATTCGTCGCGCTGCTGTTCGGGCTTGACCCGCTTGTTGCGGCGATCATGCCGCCGCTGTTGTTCATCACCGGGGCCCTGCTCTTGATGCGCCGGGTCGGCTAG
- a CDS encoding RDD family protein, with product MDLDISLAKIPSLLRRIGALLYDSVLLLGVLMFAVMLVVIPYTSLTGTSPNEQPLHLALMQIYLAIVICGFYVYFWTHGGQTLGMRAWRFRVIRDDGENLNTGDALKRFGWAALSLLPAGLGLWWSLIDRDGLAWHDRRSHTRPVMLLRPGKTS from the coding sequence ATGGACCTCGACATCAGCCTTGCCAAGATCCCTTCCCTGCTGCGCCGTATCGGGGCACTGCTCTATGACAGCGTGCTGCTGCTCGGCGTTCTGATGTTCGCGGTCATGTTGGTCGTGATCCCCTATACGAGCCTGACCGGCACCTCGCCGAACGAGCAACCGCTTCATCTTGCCCTGATGCAGATCTACCTGGCGATCGTGATCTGTGGGTTCTACGTCTACTTCTGGACCCACGGGGGTCAGACACTCGGCATGCGCGCATGGAGGTTCCGTGTCATCCGCGACGACGGAGAAAACCTGAACACAGGCGATGCACTCAAACGCTTCGGCTGGGCCGCGTTGAGCCTCTTGCCTGCCGGACTGGGCCTCTGGTGGAGCCTGATCGACCGAGACGGTCTGGCCTGGCACGACCGCCGCTCGCACACGCGGCCGGTCATGCTTCTGCGTCCCGGCAAGACGTCCTGA
- a CDS encoding PAS domain-containing sensor histidine kinase, translating to MRLSVKSILFVLLRRVPMPVIAILVGLAVGLAVWGLLDQVQSRQVDKIFEQELQAQLDQRARESLIRFDRYLSNYGATTRLLANHRRLSEYLEPLFWFEDDDAEPVVYKEFRPHWLPDFFERAALSSPSHVLLTDPQGRIREVFQSGNDPLPEEIATRIPTRLLNVRDVRSVIERFDDKLYLVSSDAVEDAGGYAMGHLVVLVPVDDAFLASSQRGVYVGRAAVALVDGADQRIVASVDSEMLVPGTLLSDWSGSYLVTSQSMAEYEGSDSNVLFATFIPHAAVEKMSRHVRIFERRQRGIAAAVYILVFTAVIYLVSSRLNAVLKRMTRFSQRALGIPEPGFHRGGNQLLLLEEWIQHFTQLVLKAREEMSMKHQAEMRESEALKAAVMEASLDAIVTLDQGGRIIELNPSAERVLGLDRGEATGTVFAERFLPEIARPAFQRLLDRSRHLHREPQGRGELVALRSDGSEIPVEISIVPIDLESERFYTLYIHDITARKQAEREIKSLARFASESPNPILRVTGEGLIVYANRASRPLLQAWGADPGELLPEDWCAEIAVALESGEPQEREQEIAGQVYSLLFAPIRDLGYLNIYARDITAVRRAEQEARQHQAELVHVCRLSTMGEMATGMAHELNQPLSAIVNYANGCSRRLQSASSKTEDLVGAMGQITVQAQRASEIIRRLRALVGKQPPIRTDADLNHLVREVCSFVEFETTRLALQIEVDPGAHPIPVNVDLVQIEQVLLNLVRNAIDALQDSPEDRRRLRIRTRVEGDQAIVEVEDTGPGITADRILHLFHPFFTTKEGGMGMGLAISQTIVENHDGRIWAESEPGKGSIFYVSLPLAQASAPEETAASESELLESLT from the coding sequence ATGCGGCTCTCCGTCAAATCCATCCTGTTCGTCCTGTTGCGGCGCGTACCCATGCCCGTCATCGCGATCCTGGTCGGCCTTGCCGTGGGACTTGCGGTGTGGGGCCTTCTCGATCAGGTGCAGAGCCGTCAGGTCGACAAGATCTTCGAGCAGGAGCTTCAGGCGCAGCTCGACCAGCGTGCACGCGAGAGCCTGATTCGCTTCGACCGTTATCTCTCCAACTATGGGGCGACCACACGCCTGCTCGCCAACCATCGGCGCCTATCCGAGTACCTGGAGCCGCTGTTCTGGTTCGAGGACGACGACGCCGAGCCGGTCGTCTACAAGGAGTTTCGGCCGCATTGGCTCCCGGATTTCTTCGAACGCGCGGCGCTGAGCTCCCCGAGTCATGTTCTGCTGACCGACCCGCAGGGTCGGATTCGCGAGGTCTTCCAATCCGGCAACGATCCGCTCCCCGAGGAGATTGCGACCCGAATCCCGACGCGCTTGCTCAACGTGCGCGATGTGCGCTCGGTCATCGAGCGATTCGACGACAAACTCTACTTGGTCAGCAGCGATGCTGTCGAGGACGCCGGTGGCTACGCGATGGGACATCTGGTGGTCCTGGTGCCCGTGGACGACGCCTTTCTGGCCTCGTCCCAACGTGGCGTCTACGTCGGACGCGCCGCGGTAGCCTTGGTGGACGGGGCCGACCAGCGGATCGTCGCGAGCGTCGACTCCGAGATGCTGGTTCCCGGAACTCTGCTGTCGGACTGGTCGGGAAGCTACCTGGTCACCTCGCAGTCCATGGCGGAGTACGAGGGCTCAGACTCGAACGTTTTGTTCGCGACCTTTATCCCGCATGCCGCGGTCGAGAAGATGTCGCGGCATGTCCGCATCTTCGAGCGCCGGCAGCGCGGGATCGCCGCCGCGGTCTACATCCTGGTGTTTACCGCGGTCATCTATCTGGTGTCGTCGCGATTGAATGCGGTGCTGAAACGCATGACGCGGTTCTCCCAACGGGCGCTCGGTATCCCGGAGCCCGGTTTTCATCGCGGCGGCAATCAATTGCTCCTGCTCGAGGAATGGATTCAACATTTCACCCAGCTGGTGCTCAAGGCGCGCGAGGAGATGAGCATGAAGCATCAGGCCGAGATGCGCGAGAGCGAGGCACTTAAAGCGGCCGTCATGGAGGCGTCGCTGGACGCGATCGTGACGCTCGACCAAGGCGGTCGGATCATCGAGCTCAATCCGTCGGCGGAGCGTGTGTTGGGACTCGATCGCGGCGAGGCCACGGGAACCGTCTTCGCCGAACGCTTTCTGCCCGAAATCGCGCGCCCGGCCTTTCAGCGGCTTCTCGATCGCTCGCGCCATCTGCATCGCGAGCCCCAAGGGCGGGGCGAGCTGGTCGCGCTGCGCTCGGACGGCTCGGAGATCCCGGTGGAGATCTCGATCGTGCCGATCGATCTGGAGTCCGAGCGCTTCTACACGCTCTACATCCATGACATTACCGCGCGCAAGCAGGCCGAGCGGGAGATCAAGAGCCTTGCGCGGTTCGCGAGCGAGAGCCCGAACCCGATCCTGCGCGTGACGGGTGAGGGCCTGATCGTGTACGCCAATCGAGCCAGTCGTCCCTTGCTGCAGGCATGGGGCGCCGACCCCGGCGAGCTCTTGCCGGAGGATTGGTGCGCGGAGATCGCCGTCGCGCTCGAAAGCGGTGAGCCCCAAGAACGGGAGCAGGAGATCGCGGGCCAGGTCTATTCGCTGCTGTTCGCACCCATCCGGGATCTCGGTTATCTCAACATCTATGCCCGCGACATCACCGCGGTGCGCCGTGCAGAGCAGGAGGCCCGCCAGCATCAGGCCGAGCTGGTACACGTGTGCCGACTCAGCACCATGGGCGAGATGGCGACCGGCATGGCGCACGAGCTCAATCAGCCCCTCTCGGCGATCGTCAACTATGCCAACGGCTGCTCGCGCCGCCTGCAGAGCGCCTCGTCGAAGACCGAGGATCTGGTCGGCGCCATGGGTCAGATCACGGTGCAGGCGCAACGCGCGAGCGAAATCATTCGTCGCCTGCGCGCCTTGGTCGGCAAACAGCCGCCGATCCGCACCGATGCCGATCTGAATCATCTAGTACGCGAGGTGTGCTCGTTCGTCGAGTTCGAGACCACTCGGCTGGCACTGCAGATCGAGGTGGATCCCGGCGCGCATCCGATTCCCGTCAACGTCGACCTGGTTCAGATCGAGCAAGTGCTGTTGAACCTGGTCCGCAACGCGATCGACGCCCTGCAGGATTCGCCAGAGGACCGTCGTCGTTTGCGTATTCGGACCCGGGTGGAGGGAGATCAGGCCATCGTCGAGGTCGAAGATACCGGCCCCGGCATCACTGCAGATCGCATCCTGCATCTCTTTCATCCCTTTTTTACGACGAAGGAGGGCGGCATGGGCATGGGCTTGGCGATCAGCCAGACCATTGTGGAGAATCATGACGGCCGCATCTGGGCCGAGTCCGAGCCCGGAAAGGGCTCGATCTTTTACGTCTCGCTGCCCCTCGCGCAGGCCAGTGCGCCCGAAGAGACGGCTGCCAGCGAATCCGAGCTCTTGGAGAGCCTGACATGA
- a CDS encoding response regulator transcription factor, translating into MNTDATVFVVDDDQAMRTSLQWLIESTGMSVQTYESADVFLASYYPGRAGCLLLDVRMPGMSGLELQSYLAREGYRLPVILITGHGDVSMAVKAMKAGAVDFIEKPFHDEDLLRSIRRALEDDQRQRAGQAVRADIAARLAELTPREHEVMAMVTDGKSNKDIAAALGVSAKTVEAHRARVMEKMRADSLAELVRMALIAAADGPAVR; encoded by the coding sequence ATGAACACCGACGCAACCGTCTTCGTCGTCGATGACGACCAAGCCATGCGAACCTCTCTGCAGTGGCTGATCGAGTCGACCGGCATGTCGGTCCAGACCTACGAGTCGGCCGACGTCTTTCTCGCCAGCTACTATCCGGGGCGCGCGGGCTGCCTGCTGCTCGATGTGCGGATGCCGGGGATGAGCGGCCTGGAGCTGCAGAGCTACCTGGCACGCGAGGGGTATCGTCTACCGGTAATCCTGATCACCGGGCACGGCGACGTCTCCATGGCGGTGAAGGCGATGAAGGCGGGAGCGGTCGACTTCATCGAGAAACCGTTTCACGACGAAGACCTGCTGCGCAGCATTCGGCGCGCACTCGAGGATGATCAGAGGCAGCGTGCCGGTCAGGCGGTGCGTGCCGATATCGCGGCACGACTCGCGGAGCTCACGCCCCGCGAGCATGAGGTCATGGCGATGGTCACGGACGGCAAGTCGAACAAAGACATCGCCGCCGCACTCGGCGTGAGCGCCAAGACGGTCGAGGCCCACCGCGCCCGGGTGATGGAAAAGATGCGGGCCGACTCCCTTGCCGAGCTGGTCCGGATGGCTTTGATTGCGGCGGCGGACGGGCCCGCCGTGCGCTGA
- a CDS encoding aldolase catalytic domain-containing protein — protein sequence MSEKAPWITFRPELKVLDCTVRDGGLVNAHRFGDDFVAALYRACIDAGIDYMEIGYKNSPRVFPKDKFGPWRHCDEADLRRVVGDHDPEATGLKLAVMADAGKSDWQTQIQPASESVLSMIRVAFYAHQVSEAVDMIRHATELGYETTANLMAVSNITETEIDTVLEAIAETPASTMVIVDSFGYLYREQIDRLYRKYTAALEGTGKEIGIHAHNNLQLAFANTIEAIILGCNRVDSTIFGFGRGAGNCHTELLLGFLRNPKFNVRPIVEVIQNQMLPLRKELDWGPSVPYNITGQLNQHPRSAIEWREGATPDDYLTFYDKVVSEI from the coding sequence ATGTCCGAAAAGGCCCCCTGGATTACCTTCCGACCCGAGCTTAAGGTGCTCGATTGCACCGTTCGCGACGGGGGGCTCGTCAACGCCCACCGGTTCGGGGATGACTTCGTCGCGGCGCTGTATCGCGCCTGTATCGACGCCGGTATCGACTACATGGAGATCGGCTACAAGAATTCGCCGCGCGTCTTCCCGAAGGACAAGTTTGGTCCCTGGCGCCACTGCGACGAGGCCGATCTGCGTCGCGTGGTCGGTGACCACGATCCCGAGGCCACGGGACTGAAGCTGGCGGTGATGGCCGATGCTGGCAAGAGCGATTGGCAAACCCAGATCCAGCCCGCGAGCGAGAGTGTCCTCTCGATGATCCGTGTCGCCTTCTATGCCCACCAGGTCTCCGAGGCGGTCGATATGATCCGCCACGCGACCGAGCTCGGCTACGAGACCACCGCCAACCTGATGGCGGTCTCCAACATCACCGAGACCGAGATCGATACCGTCCTCGAGGCCATCGCCGAGACGCCGGCGAGCACCATGGTGATTGTCGACAGCTTCGGCTATCTCTATCGCGAACAGATCGACCGGCTCTACCGAAAATACACCGCGGCACTCGAAGGGACCGGCAAGGAGATCGGCATCCACGCCCACAACAATCTCCAATTGGCCTTCGCCAACACCATCGAGGCCATCATCCTGGGCTGCAACCGGGTCGACTCGACGATCTTCGGCTTCGGCCGCGGTGCGGGAAACTGCCATACCGAACTGCTGCTCGGTTTTCTGCGCAATCCGAAGTTCAACGTCCGCCCCATCGTCGAAGTCATCCAAAACCAGATGTTGCCGCTGCGCAAGGAGCTGGATTGGGGCCCGTCGGTCCCCTACAACATCACCGGACAGCTCAATCAACACCCGCGCTCCGCGATCGAGTGGCGCGAGGGTGCGACCCCGGATGACTATCTGACCTTTTACGATAAGGTCGTCTCGGAGATTTGA
- a CDS encoding citrate synthase → MSDEATLTVGDATYRFPIIEGTEGERAIDIRALRAETGLITLDPGYGNTGSCRSAISFIDGEQGILRYRGIPIEQFEEAPNFVEVAWLLIFGHLPSPEEYDTFAADLTGCANLDEGMKHHFEGFPRAAPPMAILSAMINALSCFHPEIFELQDKDAVRIASAGLISKIRTIAAYAYRHSKGLPYIYPDPRLRYVPNFLHMMFSQPYEHHVCEPIVRDALNLILLLHADHEQNCSTSTVRMVGSSQANLFASCAAGVCALWGPLHGGANVAVLEMLEQIHQGQMTPDDYVRLAKDKDSKVRLMGFGHRVYRNFDPRARMLAKIAERLLPQLGVKDPLLDIARRLEEIALEDPYFVERQLYPNVDFYSGIILRAIGIPVNMFTVIFAIGRLPGWIAHWWEQDQTPGNKIARPRQIYVGPEETDRVLLSERR, encoded by the coding sequence ATGTCCGACGAAGCGACCTTGACCGTGGGCGACGCCACCTATCGTTTTCCGATCATCGAGGGGACGGAGGGGGAACGCGCAATCGATATCCGAGCCCTGCGCGCGGAAACCGGCCTGATCACACTTGACCCCGGATACGGCAATACAGGGAGTTGCCGGAGCGCTATTAGCTTCATCGATGGCGAGCAAGGGATTTTGCGCTACCGGGGAATCCCGATCGAGCAGTTCGAAGAGGCGCCGAACTTCGTCGAGGTCGCCTGGCTATTGATCTTCGGTCATCTGCCGAGCCCGGAAGAATACGACACCTTTGCCGCCGATTTGACCGGGTGCGCCAATCTCGACGAGGGGATGAAGCATCACTTCGAGGGTTTCCCTCGGGCAGCGCCGCCGATGGCCATCCTTTCGGCCATGATCAATGCCCTGTCCTGTTTCCATCCGGAGATCTTCGAGCTCCAGGACAAAGATGCGGTGCGGATCGCGTCCGCCGGCCTGATCAGTAAGATCCGCACCATTGCCGCCTACGCCTATCGTCACTCCAAGGGGCTGCCCTACATTTATCCGGATCCTCGGCTCAGATACGTGCCGAATTTTCTGCACATGATGTTCTCGCAGCCTTACGAGCATCATGTCTGCGAGCCGATCGTTCGAGACGCGCTCAACTTGATCCTGTTGCTGCACGCCGATCACGAGCAGAACTGCTCGACCTCGACGGTGCGAATGGTCGGCTCGAGCCAAGCCAATCTCTTCGCCTCCTGTGCGGCTGGCGTCTGTGCGCTTTGGGGTCCGCTGCACGGCGGGGCGAACGTTGCGGTGCTCGAAATGCTCGAGCAGATCCATCAGGGACAGATGACGCCGGACGACTATGTGCGGCTGGCCAAAGACAAGGACAGCAAGGTCCGGTTGATGGGTTTCGGTCACCGGGTCTATCGGAATTTCGACCCGCGCGCACGCATGCTGGCGAAGATCGCAGAGCGACTCTTGCCGCAGCTCGGGGTCAAGGACCCGTTGCTCGACATCGCACGTCGTCTCGAAGAGATCGCGCTCGAAGATCCCTACTTCGTCGAGCGTCAGCTCTATCCCAACGTGGACTTCTACAGCGGCATCATCCTCCGAGCCATCGGGATTCCGGTGAACATGTTTACGGTCATTTTCGCGATCGGGAGACTTCCCGGCTGGATTGCCCACTGGTGGGAGCAGGACCAGACACCCGGCAATAAGATCGCCCGACCGCGCCAGATCTATGTGGGTCCCGAAGAGACCGATCGCGTGCTGTTGAGCGAGCGCCGTTAG
- a CDS encoding DUF7931 domain-containing protein, protein MNRTHPPSDPRLLATRSEIRDAGVAIAQTARRELLVFDRTLDCDLYNAQTFVEAVKRLALARPDAPVRVLLSYPEQGVKNVNQVVELAQRLTSRIAIRRLVDDLPVRPDAFLIADERTYLKRPLAEGSEGIADMHGRVEARRLRNDFEQMWEHAEIHVELRRLHL, encoded by the coding sequence ATGAACCGAACCCATCCGCCGTCAGACCCGCGCTTACTCGCGACACGCAGCGAAATCCGTGACGCCGGGGTTGCAATCGCACAGACGGCGCGGCGCGAGCTGCTCGTGTTCGACCGCACCCTGGATTGCGATCTCTACAACGCACAAACATTTGTCGAGGCCGTAAAAAGACTCGCGCTCGCACGCCCTGACGCGCCCGTGCGCGTGCTGCTGAGCTATCCCGAACAAGGGGTCAAAAACGTCAATCAGGTCGTCGAGCTCGCGCAGCGCCTGACCTCGAGAATCGCGATCCGCCGCCTTGTCGACGACCTCCCGGTCCGCCCCGACGCCTTCTTGATCGCGGACGAGCGCACTTATCTCAAGCGCCCCTTGGCCGAAGGCAGCGAGGGCATCGCCGATATGCACGGCCGCGTGGAGGCGCGTCGACTGCGGAACGACTTCGAGCAAATGTGGGAGCATGCCGAGATCCACGTCGAGCTGCGGCGCCTTCATCTGTGA
- a CDS encoding OmpA family protein, translating to MRKQKKTSRLAALAAPLAMVITMAAPLSVQADYNYEHFWSAQPEGTAWVTSYGECWQSIHGPDNLEPCVKEVEVPKEFTVRLNFEFDKYEIANVVNDSELQRLDDYIAQVNSTQAREQISLVGHTDAKGSDEYNMALGMRRADAVRNYMISKGIPASDIVSVTSMGKRDMLPEYDIFSVQQRRVKILADSQGS from the coding sequence ATGCGCAAACAGAAAAAGACCTCAAGGCTGGCCGCGCTTGCAGCACCGCTCGCGATGGTCATCACGATGGCGGCTCCGCTGTCCGTCCAAGCCGACTACAACTACGAGCATTTCTGGTCTGCCCAGCCGGAAGGTACCGCATGGGTGACCAGCTACGGCGAGTGCTGGCAGAGTATCCACGGTCCCGATAACCTCGAGCCCTGCGTCAAGGAAGTGGAGGTTCCGAAGGAGTTCACCGTCCGATTGAATTTTGAGTTCGACAAATACGAGATCGCCAACGTCGTCAACGACAGCGAGCTTCAGCGCCTCGACGATTACATCGCCCAGGTCAACTCGACCCAGGCTCGCGAGCAGATCTCCCTTGTCGGTCATACGGATGCCAAGGGATCCGACGAGTACAACATGGCACTCGGCATGCGTCGTGCCGACGCTGTTCGCAACTATATGATCAGCAAGGGTATCCCGGCCAGCGACATCGTGTCCGTCACGAGTATGGGTAAGCGGGATATGCTGCCTGAATACGACATCTTCTCGGTTCAGCAGCGCCGCGTGAAGATCCTCGCGGATTCCCAAGGTAGCTGA